The Theileria parva strain Muguga chromosome 1, complete sequence, whole genome shotgun sequence DNA window aaggTCGTTCCATTCATGTTCTTCTCCAAATATTTGTTGAGTTGTAAAggttaaattttttaaattggAAAGAGAATGAGAGTTTGGGTCTTTAAGTCTAGTTATATACTCCAAAGTAAGAATCATAACACATAAACAAATTGATTCTAGCTTTTTATACTTGTTCAGAGCCTCGTTAAAGTCATTAGTCTCACACAACTTATCCCCTTGATCCCTAACGTTAAGAACGGATTTTTCACATAGACTATCACTGATCAAGTTAGATGTTGATATTTCTTTGGATGAGAATGGTGAAATGGAAGGCCTATCTGTTAGAAATTGAATTTCATAATTCAAAGATTCAATAAGTGATGGGAAGTGAAACTTATAAGCACTTGAAAATATAGTGAAAAGTGTGTGTATTTGAGAAGTCTTAAGGCTTCTTATTAAGTCACCGGATTCCAAATGAATAAGACTATTCTGgaaaaaattgttagaaTAACTCTGTCTCGAgttaattaagtataatatttttataagtTTTTCAGGTTTGAGTCCTGCCAAACATGACTCTAGTCTATAAATTGAAGTGTTAATTAAGTCCAACTTAAAAGGGTTTGATATTCTCCTTTCAGTATTACCTATCTGTAAATCTGTTTCAAGTGTCTTGAGTTGTCCTTTACTTATCTCAACCTCAGCATCATTTGAAGAATAGTTTACATTTTTGAACAGACTACTTTGcctaaaattatattataaaatggataaatgtatttttaatattactttTTGTGAGTATATCTGGAAATTTGATCGTAAATAAGCAGTAAATTTGCTATTTGGAATGGTTTGTGACCATATAGCGACTCAGGTTGTTTTGTTATTAGTGAGTGAAGAACATTCTCAAAAAGCTTAAGCCAACTTGAAAATGGTATTAATCTGCATTCTCTGGAAAGAGCAATTATCATATAATACCGTTCATTATCAGTTAAAGTCTTGTTTTCCTCAGATTGAAAAAGGTACTTCAGAAGAGTTCTTTGACCCTTGGAAATGATTCCGTTGGtctttaaattagttttgaCTACAGGTTCCAGTTTGTCATTGTGAGAATAAGAGTGAGAACTGTTTTCAACTTGATAATAGCAAATTTTCCCTAGGGGTTTCTTAATCCTCGTTAAAAGGTCtagaattaatattaagtCGTGGTTTGAGAGGAAGGAACACTTTGATACTAAATCTTCTACCATAAACTCAGTAATTTTCTGGTAGTCAATTGGGTCTTCAATCAGctaaaatttgattatcAAGTGTGTAAAGTACCTtcttttcattaaattccTTGTTTATAAGATTATTCGAATTATTAccattaataatatttgggTATAGAATTTGGTTGTGTAGTTTACAGCGGAATCTAACTCTTCTAGCAAAGGATTTGATCCGAAGTAAGATATTAAGTCTTTTATTACAGTAAAAATTTGCGATAGATGAAATTTGACCAGTTACAGTTGACACATTACTGCTCATGtgtatcaaattttaatgattccAGCTTCATTCtccattaaattaaataaaattagaaataaTGGTAATTTTAGCATTTATAGTAAACGTTTTATAGAAGAAAATgttgtataaaattttatattatactcTTTGTATAGCGTATAGGGAGTTGTTTCctgtatatataactaagtttttttatatttaatatgagttattttgtattaaaatgttttattattataataacataatttaaacttgtttttaatagcttttaaaatgatttaatataaattgtttattATCGCAACTTAAAACTTTATAATTCCTGCTGATTTTGCCATTTAATAGAAATTTTGTACACgtaaagtaaaaaataagtttttttaatttgataaaagaTGCCTAGAGCTGAGGTTGGAACCCACAAATGGCTTGCAAACAAGATGAAGTCCAAGGGACTTCAAAAACTGAAGTGGTATTGCCAAATGTGCGAAAAGCAATGCAGAGATGAGAACGGATTCAAGGTAACAAATTCCTTTAATTCTTAATAGCCTTTCATTTCACccttaatattaatttttagtgcCATCGCCTTTCCGAAGGCCATCAAAGGATGATGCAGGTTTTTTGCCAAAATTCAGGCCGTTTTATGGATGGATTCTCTCGTACTTTTGAAAATGAATTCATGAAACTGATGAGAacaaggtattttttaaaattttagcCTTGTTTACCAAATAGTCTAACATTGATATAGATACTGTAAGACAAAGATACTGGCAAACAGTGTATATCAAGAGCTAATTAGCGATAAACAGCATGTTCATATGAATGCTACTATTTGGGTAACTCTATCTGAGTTTGTTCTCTACCTTGGCAGGAGTGGCAAGTGTAAGGTTGAGCACACACCCAAGGGTTGGTACATAGAGTACATTGACCAGGAGAAACTTAAAAGAGAAGAAGACGAACGTGCTAAAATGAAGCGAGAGATAACTCTTGAACAAATGCACCAGAGACTTATCCAAAAGCTGGTTGAAGAGGCTAAGGAAAGTGGTGCCTTTGAGCACGAGGAAGAGTACACGCCTTTAATGAAAGACCCTGATCAAAAGATTGTAATTAACACAAACCTCACCACCACAAACAGTGAAGAATCCAACAAAGGACTCAATGTTTTCAAGCAATTTTATCGCAAaagtattactataataatgCTATATACTACTAGTACCACTGTTATAGtgatattaataattgattAGATAAATCTACTATCGGGAAACAAGAGCCTGAAACTCCTAAAACTGAAGGTTCTAAAAGAAAATCAGCATTAGAATCAATAATGGAGTCTaataaaaagttaaaatctCACCATGATAAAGGGCTAACTGATAAGAATGGAACTGCCCAAGAAACTTGGTTATGTAATGACATATTAgtcaaaattattttaaaaactcaTGAAATGTACAAGCAAAAGTTCAAAGTGATCAAAGTTTCAAAGTAACACACTACACATCACTTTTctacataatttacatgtatgctaatgtatttttagtaATACGGCAACCTTGGATACTGGGAATGGAACTCTTCAAATCCAAGACAAATACTTGGAAACGGTGTTACCGGTACCTTCACATATCATATAGTTGTGTggtattaatttaatattttagagcGTGAATGGGAGAGTAAAACTGTTGAATGGAAGGAATCGAGGCCTTATTGGGACTCTGGTATCAACTGACCCTGACAATTTAAAGGCAAAAGTATCAGTTCAAGGTAGTTTAGTTCACTGTACAAAATTGAATTAGGGAATTTGATGGAAGTAACTTACGACGATATTAGTcaatatgtaaaataaccttaatatttttaattttgttattatACATTGGTCGCTGATTTAGGTATTCTCATAGACTTCAGTAGGTCAATTCGcctataaaatttattcctGGTAAAAGTTACCCCTGAAGATTCTCGTTATATTCGTTTATCCAGTCCCTAAGTGTTGTAAATTGTGTCGACTCACCTCCTGTGTCTGTAGTAGTTAAACTGACCGATCTTGTTAAAGTATCTCAGGTCCTGttgtaattaatttacaccAATATACAAATACTGATACTAATCTTGTGAGGTACCTTTCTGAAAAGAAATCTTGAATGGGAAGTGAGATATGGGAACCACTTGGTAACAGTTTTAGAGTCAACTCTTTTATCATAAACTGCATTCCTTAGCTCAGAACTCATGCTTTTGGGTACCTAAAGAATTAAAGTTGATACTTACAATtataaagtataataatggCACCTTTCCAAGTATAAAAATCTTCTGATAGTATTCGTTCATGGGCATTTCACGTATCTTGTACACCAAGGTATTTCTCCAAGTACACATTATCCCAAAATTCCCTAATAAAGATAaacagtgttaaatatatataaaaaatcaaatgGAAGGGTATATCTTATGAAGAAGGTACCCAGAGCATGGTGTTTAAGTTGTTTAATGGGACGTCcgtaattaataattatgttgTCGATGTATAATCTGCTGGGATCGCCTCCGAATTCTTCATATATCTTCTTTTGAGACTCACTCAGctaataaatatatgtgACCAGTGTGGAATGAGGATGAAAATGGATAATAAGTCACTGAGTTGAGAATGCGATTGGTTTTAATGTTGGGGAAACCGTTTAGCCAGTCAAGAGCATCTTGAAGGTGCAAGTTTGTAAGCTAATACAGAATATTTCAGCCATTATAAAACCAGTTTAGAGTATAACTTTAGTCTTTTAAGACTTATTGGTAAGTCCTGGACCTTAAACTCCCACACATTGCCTGAATCCCTTGACTTTATCTgaaaacatttaaaatagGTAAGAAATACTGGAAGCTCTTCGTTGTCGTAGTTCTTGGGAGTAATAAACTTCCGACGGTAACGGTTCTTATTTAActtgtaaattaacttcTTTCGCCACCTAACATATATTACACAGTTGATCACGGtgatatataattttgGTAGAAAAGGTATTAACAAACTCCCAGAGTCCTTTTTTTCTATAATAAGGGTTTTTTATTCCGCAGGTCTTGTTGGATAAACctaaagttaaaataatgtaaaaagtTAGTTACcagaaaaaaataaacgAGGGAAGCTGAGATTCTTCCCTGTTGTACAAACgaaatttgaaaaatatgaaaaaatattcataataCAAATACTACAATAATTAAGTGAAAATTGTTTCGAACATTTAATAGAGAATGACcaaaataaacaaactTAAACCAAATCAATACAAGTTAaaaggataaattaaactaaaataatgagaaaataaaataaaagatCAGATTaggaaaatgtgtagattaGTAAAAGTGGAAATAGGTTTGGAAGGTCAAGTGGGAATGAAAGGGGATAAGATGTTTAGGAACATTCTCTTTTCGCGAGTGTTGCTGAAGCTTACCGGGATACAGTTTCCATTTTCAAGTAAGTGGAAAGCCACAGTTGTATTATAGTTCATGGAGTTCCCAGTGGTCTGGATTCTGCTCAGCTCATCCTTAGTGTGTAGAATCTTCTTCACTGATGCAAAGTCAATCTCTCTTACctataatacattattcagcaaattatatatcttagtattactatataaccagtgttattatataacttCGTGCTAGTAAACTATGTATTTATTgtgtatatgtataaagAGTTACTTGTTTATCACAGGCGATCCTTACAAGGCTAGTTTCACAATTTACATGTAAAGTACAGGATAACTTTGTCCCGTCCTatataacacattttataaatatgagtaaataagtaagaaaatgtgtaggaaaatgtgtagatgGAGGTTAATGAAAAGGGGGTGGAAGAACCCGAAAATAATGGTACCTCAAGTAATACGATGACATCAAGGTAGTCTTGCAGTTTttccttaaaattttgttctaaaaataaatgacTTGGAATTAGAATGggaaatgtgtagaatgtgtagaatgACAGGGAAATCGTAAAGTCAAAGAATACACTAACTAGACTAAGCACTAGGGTGAATGTATTACCTTCGAGATCCTCGTCAAATGTTTCCTGTTTAGTGGAATTTCCATGTGCGCAACAGGAGTTGAAGAGTCcgaaaaaattattgaagGACGTTTTAACTGACATTGTGCAAACGTTAATTCGttctttaaaataaacGTGAACTTGtgattttaatgtttacTTATTGTAGATTGTTTTacgtaaatttataaatccAGGTCAAACTTGAAATTTGGAATTTCATACACACCTCTGTCTATGAAAATGGGCTTTTTCCGTCAATTCCAATCAagtaataatgaaaaaaataaaaatataccatgaaaaaaaattaaggaagcaaaaaattaattattcgTAAATTGATAGTTCTACAAGAACATCGGCATTTGACATTATGCCCCTATGGGCCTGAAATCCCTACATgagaattattttattcaagtTGATATTTATGTAAGAAATTCTTACATGTGTTAGTATTTCAAAGTTAAAGAACAAATTTTTGGCTTCCTGTGAACTTCCGGCGTAAAGAGTTGATACCGCCAAGTTGTTGAGCAAAACCGACTCCTGAGGGCTGAGTGACTTTTTATCCAGGGAAAGAACTGATTTAAACTCCTCAGAAGCTCCCTTATAGTCTTTACTAAACATCTTCAGAAACCCTGTGTAAGGTAGTTTCCTTTCGTCAGCCTTTCCCAGAATCGCCTTCAGGTATCGCTCAGATTCCTCAGTATAACCCAGCTAAATTCCGTTGAATTTCCTTATAAACCTTACCTTTCTATAAATAAGTGATAATATCATGTTGGTTGAAACATCTTCCTTATCGTACTTCAAATTTACCTCCTTCAGTAACTTTATCGCCTCCTAAACatgtttattatatattattatatactatgtgTTATATGGTTATGGTAGTATGGGTaatgatatattttacCTGTGGTCTTAGTAGAGTGATAAGTACGTCTGATAAAAGTAATACTGTTTTCATAATCCTCTTAACAATTACTTCACGTTCTTTAGATGATTCACTTTCATCTCGCTTCTCGTATGATCTTTGAGAATTCAAATCATCACTGAGTTTATGGAATAAGTTGCACATTCTGGTGAGTGATTGGAAACTAGAACCTTTCATATGAGGATAATAGGCAtgtattaaaaatgtactAAACGGGCATACTGAATCTctaaacacattattatactatatatggtataatatatgtgtAGAGGGTAGTACTAGTATAGAAGTTACTTGGTGTATGAAAATTGAGATTTCAGTTTATCTGTAAAAATCGACTGAATTAAATCAAAGTCAGAGTCAACttcattaaaattctataacaatataatgttataacaagtgtaaaaaattacatataataaatgtgtgtaaaagAAGAAAATTACTTTGAGGTGTAGGTTGTAGTAAATTCTTATGGTCAAAATTGCGATTAGTTTGTTTGGATCATCGTTGAATTGCTAAAAAtagaaataaataaactttttaaaaacaaacGTAGAAATTTTCTctcaataaattaactatttcTTTGTAGTTGTTCTCGGAAGAGAGTTTGTTTAACTCGGAAACGACGTCTACATCCTTAAAATCCGAATCCATCGTAAACTATGGTTAATCTGGATCAGGGtaataaattcattaattgGGTACCTAGAATTAATGAAATAGATTGAATGTGTAGGAAAAACTAAGGTCTTAAGTTCCATCATGGGGTTTAACATTCCTTGCCATTCTTAATAAGCGATTCTTAATTGCTGTTGAGTCAAGTTAATCGGATTTTATGAATTcacttttttaaaatctctACTGATGCCAACTTCCagtttttattattttaattaacctgttttcatttaaatacACCTATAATCAAATTTTCTGAATCTTCCACTTTTAATCACTTTTAGAATCTTATTTCCTCTTTTGCTTGTGGCAGATAATTTTGACTTTTCCTAATTTTCACGTTTATTCACAAATCTCCCCAAATTACCCCTTTATTATGATGcaattatcaattttctCTCTATGTTCACgcaaaaaataaataaatatctctaatttcataaaatGCCTCCAAGAAAGGGAAGAACTTCTGTCAaaaaaggtatttttaattattcagAGCACCATTTTATACCAAGTTATATTCCCCTTAGATTCCTAATTATACACCTtaatataatgttaatttattaaatttatattaatttatgcTCAGTTTTAAAAGTCGAGAACCCGGATGAATTGAAGTCCGATGATTTGGAGGAGATGGAGCTTGATCCTTTGACTCAGGATATGAGTTCCCTAAAGTCTTCTGATCTCACCCATGAGAACCTTAACACTGACTCTACTTCTGATAACCTAGAACTCAACAACTCGGTTGACGTTCAATTATCTGCAAACACAGAGCTCGAAAATACTAATAACACTATGGATACTACTGTTGATACTACTCATTCTGTTGACAATATCCATTCAGTTGACAATATTCATTCAGTTGACAACATTGAGCTAGTTGACAATTTTCACCTAGTTGACACTGCAAATGCCGGTGGTACAGTGGTCACAGTTGGTAATGTGGATATGGATGTTGATATGGAAGGGTATGTTCAAGATTTATCCATGTGTGACATTCCCCCACCGCCAGACTCTGATGGCTACGGGCTGGAGGATCAGATGTCAAGTGAGGAAATTTCAGAGTATATTTCTGAGATAATGGAGTCTCTGATGGATTTATCGAAGCAACTTGAGGACCAGGACGATGAGGAAGAGGAGGGCGCAATAAAGGAGGACGAAGTGCCTTTTGAGCGGGTACCAGAGGAGGTAAACGGTGGAAACGTTCTCCTATTTTTGAATTTACCGCCTGAATTTGACCCGAAGAGGCTGAGTGAGGTGTTTACGAAATATCCATCACTTGTTTCAAACGTTTCATTCCTGGACAAAACAAGGCTGAAGGTTTTTTTCACGTCATATAAAGGAGCTCAGGAAACGAAGATGAAACTTGACTCtgtaaaattgtataatcGCAGACTTCAAGTCATTTACGCCCCTGACAAATACACACTAAACGCTCccaaatatttaaatattccTCTAAACCTCAGTAATCGCCATCCGGTTGTTAATCACCACCACAACTTCGTGAATCAGCATAGTCACACTAGCCATCCAAATCATTTCAGGGGATTTGGCAATAACGCTAATATTCCACCGCCACCATCCGCTCCTTACACAGGTCCTCCTCAAGAACGCTTTAAAATCTCGTTTAACAGGTATAAGCTAGTGAACACGACCATGTCCCAGATCTTGACTCAGATTTACACTGAGGCAAACTTTGAGCCGGGAAGTCGCAGTCTCCAGTGGGACGACTCCTCACCCTTCTACCAGAACCAGCTGAAATATGACAGGTTATTTGAAAAGTTCGGTATAACTACTAGGTATGTCATGATTGGAAGATTGAACTACTCAGTATTTGAAAACTCCAGTACTGTCCACGATTTCCTCTCGTCCTTCACAAACTCATCGTACACTTATGAAATTGTCAATTTGCCCTCTAGTTATCCTTCAAGTCCTTCCGTGACAGCTGAAACTACCTCACTCAACAGTGTTAATGTTGATAGTTTTAATGGTTCAGACGGTGAGAAATGGTTATATGTAATATTTGATAAGAACAGAGACGGATTGAACTTTTACAATAAGGTATATAGCTACGTTTCAGCCTCAAGTTCAGAAGATTCAAGTGAAGTGAAACATAAGTATTTGGTGAGATATGCATGTCCACTGTCTCCTCAAGATAGTTTGTGGATAGGCAACGTGTGTGAGTTTTGCGGCTATTTCAGAACTGAAGATGAGGTCTACTCGTTCTTTAACAATTTAGGCCAACTTAAGCATTTCAAACTCGTCTACGAGTCAAACTGTATATTCCTAACCTTTCATAGTAAACAAACCTCGATAAAGGTGTATAACCTCTTAAACGCACTGTCTCCAAGGATGGTTATCAGGCTTCTAACTGCAAACAACGCTAATGGAAGTTCAAATAGATCAAGCCTAGTTGACAGGTTTTGTAGCTTGACAATGGATGTTGACGAGTCAATGGGACTTATGAAGGAGGATTTGGTGACTGTTGACTTTACAGTAAGTAAGAGTGAGAACAGTTTTGCTTTGGGTCAGAAGCTCTTGAACGCCATAAAGAGGAGAACAGACTCACAGGAACTCATTGAAAAACTCCTGAACACAAGCGATGCTTCAAACATCCTGTCTGACAACTCAATGTCAAATCGTAGAAGTCATGGCGGCTATCCCAGCTATAATAGTTACGGGCCCAGGAGAAGGGAGCCACGGCCAAGATATGACAGGAGACCCTATAGAGATGACTATTCCAGAGAGCCATACCGTGACAGGGACAGAAGTAATCGCGAACACAACAAGTATAGACAGAGATATCCGATTTCAAAGGAACCAAGAGTTGACCGTTTCGGAAGAACAATTAGGCCCTACGATAAGTCGAGACGTGATGAACCTTGGAAATATAATCAACACCAAGCTGATTCTGATAGTTTCCAGGACAAGTTGGATCATGAAGTTAGAAAAAGAAGCCAAGAAAGAGGAATGGATACCAATTACCCAGAACCGCCTAAAACCGCCCACCCTAGTGAACGATATTTATCAGAACAACCGCTCATGGATCAGGTTGAGATGGAGATTGATCACTCAGATACTGCTTCAAGCTCTTCTGGTAAGGCTGAGAGACCTGGTAGAAGATTAGAATACTGCCAACTACTCAAAAGAGGCAAGTTCATTTGCAAAGTTGGTTGTGAATTTATTCGCGGTGACAAGGCTCACAGGTTACCTGAGCTTCTCGACGTTAATCAGAGGGCTAACCCTGAGCGTTTGAAGAATTACTTGACTAAAACACCCGAACTCTCACTTTGGCAGTTATCTGCTGATGGTAAGGAAGATAATCAGAAGTATGACAATCTTTGCGAATACCTGATTTCCAAAAACAGGGTCGCACTTGTTCAGCAAGGCCCCTATGAAATCTACATCGTACCTCCCCAAGAACAATACATTCAAATGCTAAACACTCCAGATACGCAATTCATGTACGCTTATGTCCTCTCTAAGTCCTAATTTGCCTCTTCATACTACTCATACGTTTATACATtttgtatagtagtatgTGTACAATAGTGTATTTTCTACCCTAATAGTATTGTATAGAATTTGTGTAATATGTAGGATCTTAGTGA harbors:
- the Kin gene encoding Domain of Kin17 curved DNA-binding family protein; this encodes MPRAEVGTHKWLANKMKSKGLQKLKWYCQMCEKQCRDENGFKCHRLSEGHQRMMQVFCQNSGRFMDGFSRTFENEFMKLMRTRYCKTKILANSVYQELISDKQHVHMNATIWVTLSEFVLYLGRSGKCKVEHTPKGWYIEYIDQEKLKREEDERAKMKREITLEQMHQRLIQKLVEEAKESGAFEHEEEYTPLMKDPDQKIVINTNLTTTNSEESNKGLNVFKQFYRKNKSTIGKQEPETPKTEGSKRKSALESIMESNKKLKSHHDKGLTDKNGTAQETWLCNDILVKIILKTHEMYKQKFKVIKVSNNTATLDTGNGTLQIQDKYLETVLPSVNGRVKLLNGRNRGLIGTLVSTDPDNLKAKVSVQGNLMEVTYDDISQYVK
- a CDS encoding Ribosomal protein L22p/L17e family protein; the encoded protein is MNIFSYFSNFVCTTGKNLSFPRLFFSGLSNKTCGIKNPYYRKKGLWEWRKKLIYKLNKNRYRRKFITPKNYDNEELPIKSRDSGNVWEFKVQDLPISLKRLKLYSKLLTNLHLQDALDWLNGFPNIKTNRILNSLSESQKKIYEEFGGDPSRLYIDNIIINYGRPIKQLKHHALGNFGIMCTWRNTLVYKIREMPMNEYYQKIFILGKVPKSMSSELRNAVYDKRVDSKTVTKWFPYLTSHSRFLFRKDLRYFNKIGQFNYYRHRRDWINEYNENLQGRIDLLKSMRIPKSATNV
- a CDS encoding SPOC domain protein; this encodes MPPRKGRTSVKKGIFNYSEHHFIPILKVENPDELKSDDLEEMELDPLTQDMSSLKSSDLTHENLNTDSTSDNLELNNSVDVQLSANTELENTNNTMDTTVDTTHSVDNIHSVDNIHSVDNIELVDNFHLVDTANAGGTVVTVGNVDMDVDMEGYVQDLSMCDIPPPPDSDGYGLEDQMSSEEISEYISEIMESLMDLSKQLEDQDDEEEEGAIKEDEVPFERVPEEVNGGNVLLFLNLPPEFDPKRLSEVFTKYPSLVSNVSFLDKTRLKVFFTSYKGAQETKMKLDSVKLYNRRLQVIYAPDKYTLNAPKYLNIPLNLSNRHPVVNHHHNFVNQHSHTSHPNHFRGFGNNANIPPPPSAPYTGPPQERFKISFNRYKLVNTTMSQILTQIYTEANFEPGSRSLQWDDSSPFYQNQLKYDRLFEKFGITTRYVMIGRLNYSVFENSSTVHDFLSSFTNSSYTYEIVNLPSSYPSSPSVTAETTSLNSVNVDSFNGSDGEKWLYVIFDKNRDGLNFYNKVYSYVSASSSEDSSEVKHKYLVRYACPLSPQDSLWIGNVCEFCGYFRTEDEVYSFFNNLGQLKHFKLVYESNCIFLTFHSKQTSIKVYNLLNALSPRMVIRLLTANNANGSSNRSSLVDRFCSLTMDVDESMGLMKEDLVTVDFTVSKSENSFALGQKLLNAIKRRTDSQELIEKLLNTSDASNILSDNSMSNRRSHGGYPSYNSYGPRRREPRPRYDRRPYRDDYSREPYRDRDRSNREHNKYRQRYPISKEPRVDRFGRTIRPYDKSRRDEPWKYNQHQADSDSFQDKLDHEVRKRSQERGMDTNYPEPPKTAHPSERYLSEQPLMDQVEMEIDHSDTASSSSGKAERPGRRLEYCQLLKRGKFICKVGCEFIRGDKAHRLPELLDVNQRANPERLKNYLTKTPELSLWQLSADGKEDNQKYDNLCEYLISKNRVALVQQGPYEIYIVPPQEQYIQMLNTPDTQFMYAYVLSKS